The Puntigrus tetrazona isolate hp1 chromosome 16, ASM1883169v1, whole genome shotgun sequence genome includes a region encoding these proteins:
- the themis2 gene encoding protein THEMIS2, producing MGDNHSLRFFINCLDQRSLPRILQICSGVYFQGSIYELSGSEVCLSTGDLVKVIGLELLSVSCEEIDSGASFELPTGYSGHFSLVAEDLPYNTIEEIVGLCPVGVDACGSFSFVCQNELTIDNFTLPAGRRLTLLSVEVDRNGERLARCQVLGHNMASAEILLPLHLKGEFYECQSAQGYSLQEIMSSSRLSCRRFCSTTETNRGSSLVFSPVYEISAIMHMRKNIVKFPSSLEVDVQDVTEQYKDLVFITPFSITEVASQPAESFPTVAEILDGPEGNQFFNCSWFQELQKGKQLLLHACGKTKMTLASTPKGRKGKQYFFISEQYGGRMRRRAREFESVYELYLAWSQSPGLKVSVTRHCEAVEEEGIPALSVGEQLEVLEMVQMEKSGAAQKVECLICKRTTEVADDEDDEDEDDEEDEDSEEISLPLFMTGHFVEKLSDNKKYKLTDLMSISLPLDVKVVTRDKDLEKDPLMGLAALKLEESFTESTVLTSLPHKPDWCFELPVRWLQMTLCFTSDHLPPEYQDRHVETVTEVTEKFYYEYHKLERKSEEPPPRPPKRKPSTSEAKKSSKSKSKSKSTSSVTKQLDGLSLGQATCKRAPAPPPPPPEDTLSQPPPLLPRKSSSVAESISAQNTYVKSPMVAHISARTLSDSDHDYEFMEETLNPPHESWFY from the exons ATGGGAGACAACCACTCTCTGCGATTCTTCATCAACTGTCTGGATCAACGGTCTCTGCCCCGCATCCTGCAGATCTGCTCTGGGGTTTACTTCCAGG GTTCCATCTATGAGCTTTCAGGGAGTGAAGTGTGTTTATCTACTGGAGATCTGGTGAAGGTCATCGGTTTGGAGCTCCTGTCCGTGTCCTGTGAGGAGATTGACTCTGGAGCTTCATTTGAGCTGCCCACCGGATATTCAG GTCACTTCAGTCTCGTCGCCGAGGACCTGCCGTACAACACAATAGAGGAAATTGTGGGCTTGTGTCCCGTTGGTGTGGACGCCTGCGGCTCCTTCTCCTTCGTATGCCAAAACGAGCTGACTATAGACAACTTCACGCTACCCGCGGGAAGACGGCTGACCCTGCTGTCGGTGGAGGTGGACAGAAATGGAGAAAGACTGGCACGCTGTCAGGTGCTGGGGCACAACATGGCCTCCGCAGAGATACTCCTTCCTCTCCACCTCAAAGGAGAGTTTTACGAGTGTCAGAGTGCCCAAGGCTACTCTCTCCAGGAAATCATGTCGTCATCCAGACTGAGCTGCCGTCGCTTCTGCAGCACGACTGAGACCAACAGAGGAAGCTCGCTGGTCTTCAGCCCAGTGTATGAAATAAGTGCCATCATGCACA tGAGGAAGAACATAGTCAAGTTCCCGTCGAGCCTGGAAGTGGATGTCCAGGACGTGACAGAACAGTACAaggatttagtttttataactCCGTTTTCAATAACTGAAGTTGCGAGTCAGCCAGCGGAGTCCTTCCCGACCGTGGCAGAGATCCTCGATGGCCCAGAAGGCAACCAGTTTTTTAATTGCAGCTGGTTCCAAGAACTGCAAAAAGGCAAGCAACTGCTGCTGCACGCGTgcggaaaaacaaaaatgactttagcCTCAACTCCAAAGGGGAGGAAGGGGAAACAGTACTTCTTCATCTCTGAGCAGTATGGTGGACGAATGAGAAGGAGGGCTCGGGAATTTGAATCGGTGTACGAGCTCTACTTGGCATGGTCTCAGTCTCCGGGTTTGAAAGTAAGCGTGACCCGGCACTGCGAGGCAGTGGAGGAAGAGGGCATACCTGCGCTCAGTGTCGGAGAGCAGCTGGAGGTTCTGGAGATGGTGCAGATGGAGAAATCTGGAGCTGCTCAGAAAGTGGAATGTTTAATTTGCAAACGGACTACGGAGGTGGCCGACGATGAGGACGACGAAGATGAGGACGACGAAGAAGACGAGGACAGCGAGGAAATCTCTCTGCCACTCTTTATGACCGGTCACTTTGTGGAAAAGCTTTCAGACAacaaaaagtataaattaaCAGATTTAATGAGCATTTCTTTGCCCCTGGATGTGAAAGTTGTGACTCGGGATAAAGACCTCGAAAAAGACCCCCTGATGGGGCTGGCAGCACTTAAACTCGAGGAGTCTTTCACCGAGTCCACGGTGTTGACGAGTCTACCACATAAACCAGACTGGTGCTTCGAGTTGCCAGTACGCTGGTTACAAATGACTCTCTGTTTCACCTCCGATCATTTGCCGCCCGAGTACCAAGATCGTCACGTAGAGACAGTCACAGAGGTCACAGAGAAATTCTACTATGAATATCATAAACTTGAAAGAAAAAGTGAGGAACCACCGCCTCGTCCACCAAAGAGGAAGCCATCCACTTCAGAAGCTAAGAAATCCTCCAAGtctaaatcaaaatcaaaatcaacgAGCTCTGTGACCAAACAGCTCGATGGTCTTTCGCTGGGTCAGGCGACGTGCAAACGGGCTCCtgctccacctccacctccaccagAGGAC ACTCTAAGCCAGCCGCCTCCGCTGTTGCCTAGAAAAAGCTCATCAGTTGCTGAGAGCATCAGTGCACAAAACACGTATGTGAAAAGCCCCATGGTAGCACACATATCAG CAAGGACTCTCTCTGACTCTGACCACGACTATGAGTTTATGGAGGAAACATTAAACCCCCCCCACGAAAGCTGGTTTTATTAA
- the rpa2 gene encoding replication protein A 32 kDa subunit, with the protein MWNQGKYGEASMVGYTQSPGGFGSPAASQGGEKKGRSRAQQIVPCTVSQLMSALQAEDVFKAGEVEIAQVTIVGVIRSTDKSTINIQYKVDDMTAAPMDVKQWIDTEDMGVDNSVIPPGSYVKVSGNLRSFQNNRSLVAFSVRVLEDMNEVTSHMLEVVNAHMQQSKPQGTMGGGVGTNMMPAAHTSMSSTGSYSGASMMLVNGLSANQNQVLSLIKSCHEPQGISMHDLKQKLSSMSITVIRQIVDFLSNEGHIFSTIDEDHFRSTDNEV; encoded by the exons ATGTGGAACCAAG GTAAATACGGCGAGGCCAGTATGGTTGGATACACACAGTCTCCAGGAGGGTTCGGGTCTCCAGCCGCTTCTCAGGGAGGAGAGAAGAAAGGG AGAAGTCGAGCGCAGCAGATCGTCCCCTGCACCGTGTCCCAGCTGATGTCTGCGCTGCAGGCGGAGGACGTCTTCAAAGCCGGAGAGGTAGAGATCGCTCAG gtAACTATTGTTGGTGTGATCAGAAGCACTGATAAATCCACAATCAATATCCAGTATAAGGTGGATGACATGACGGCCGCTCCCATGGATGTGAAGCAGTGGATCGACACAGAG GACATGGGTGTGGACAACTCGGTCATTCCTCCAGGCTCTTACGTCAAAGTCTCCGGCAACCTCCGCTCTTTTCAG AATAACCGGTCTTTGGTAGCGTTCAGCGTCCGAGTGCTGGAGGACATGAATGAAGTCACTTCACACATGCTGGAGGTTGTGAATGCTCATATGCAGCAGAGCAAACCACAGGGCACG ATGGGAGGAGGCGTGGGAACGAACATGATGCCCGCGGCGCACACTAGCATGAGCTCCACAGGAAGCTACTCTGGCGCTAGTATGATGCTAGTCAATGGTTTGAGTGCTAACCAGAACCAA GTTTTGAGTCTGATCAAGAGCTGTCACGAGCCTCAAGGCATCAGCATGCACGACCTCAAGCAGAAGCTGAGCAGCATGAGCATCACTGTCATCAG gcAAATTGTGGATTTTCTCAGCAACGAGGGACACATATTCTCCACGATCGATGAAGACCACTTCAGGTCAACGGACAACGAGGTCTAA